From a single Phaseolus vulgaris cultivar G19833 unplaced genomic scaffold, P. vulgaris v2.0 scaffold_59, whole genome shotgun sequence genomic region:
- the LOC137817422 gene encoding glyoxylate/succinic semialdehyde reductase 1, whose amino-acid sequence MEVGFLGLGIMGKAMATNLLRHGFKVTVWNRTLSKCEELVQFGASIGQSPATVVKKCKYTIAMLSDPSAALSVVFDKDGVLDHINGKGYIDMSTVDADTSSKISEAIKAKGGDFLEAPVSGSKKPAEDGQLVVLAAGDKALYDEALPAFDILGKKSFFLGEVGNGAKMKLVVNMVMGSMMNAFSEGLTLAERSGLNPATLLDVLDLGAISNGMFKLKGPTMLQNSYSPAFPLKHQQKDMRLALALGDENAVSMPIAAAANEAFKKARSMGLGDLDFSAVHETYKAPDHSS is encoded by the exons ATGGAGGTTGGATTCTTAGGTTTGGGGATAATGGGCAAGGCTATGGCAACCAACCTGCTACGCCATGGCTTCAAAGTCACTGTTTGGAACAGAACCCTCTCCAAG TGTGAAGAACTTGTGCAATTTGGTGCTTCAATTGGACAGTCGCCAGCAACTGTTGTCAAGAAATGCAAGTACACAATTGCAATGTTATCTGATCCTTCGGCTGCTTTATCG GTTGTGTTTGATAAAGATGGTGTTCTTGATCATATTAATGGAAAAGGTTACATTGATATGTCAACAGTTGATGCTGATACATCCTCCAAGATATCTGAG GCAATCAAAGCTAAAGGTGGTGACTTCCTTGAAGCTCCTGTTTCGGGTAGCAAGAAGCCTGCAGAAGATGGTCAACTAGTCGTACTTGCTGCTGGGGACAAG GCATTGTATGATGAAGCACTTCCAGCATTTGACATACTGGGGAAGAAGTCTTTCTTTTTGGGTGAGGTTGGAAATGGTGCAAAAATGAAACTTGTTGTTAACATGGTAATGGGCAG TATGATGAATGCTTTCTCTGAGGGACTCACACTAGCTGAAAGAAGTGGTTTGAACCCTGCAACTCTTCTTGATGTGCTG GATCTTGGTGCCATAAGTAACGGCATGTTTAAATTGAAAGGACCTACAATGCTCCAAAATAGTTACTCCCCAGCTTTTCCGCTGAAGCACCAGCAGAAGGACATGAGGTTAGCTCTTGCTCTTGGAGATGAAAATGCTGTATCAATGCCAATAGCAGCTGCAGCAAATGAg GCTTTCAAGAAGGCCAGAAGCATGGGGTTGGGAGATCTTGATTTTTCAGCAGTTCATGAGACTTACAAAGCTCCTGATCATTCATCTTGA